The Vibrio nitrifigilis genome window below encodes:
- a CDS encoding LysR family transcriptional regulator: MELRHLKYFLAVAETQNIRLAAKKVHVTQPAISKKIKELETELGVQLFDRLPKGLSLNKAGETYQKRLGPIMVQIAEANAKVRQFANTEYGSLGLGAPDFLMWGGEVTQVMNQFRSSNDKVELEMFSDSPAVLLKRLELDQIDGTFIYSFSPLPSEYEAKEVARDRLVLAYPVSWSSKVSSSMSIDDLNQLPAVRFARSADPQYFEWQEMVLHQLGWLPSNVQWAHGEGTMLGLVAAQAGIALVNERHASRPSPLVEFMPLDNLTKTITLNFVYKKSADNPALNTFLTLLLAHHSN; this comes from the coding sequence ATGGAATTACGCCACCTAAAATATTTTTTGGCTGTTGCTGAAACTCAAAATATTCGTCTCGCTGCGAAAAAAGTGCATGTTACACAACCGGCGATATCAAAAAAAATCAAAGAGCTAGAGACAGAATTAGGTGTACAGTTATTTGATCGCTTACCCAAGGGGTTATCGTTAAATAAAGCTGGCGAGACTTATCAGAAAAGGCTAGGACCAATTATGGTACAGATTGCCGAAGCGAATGCGAAAGTGCGACAGTTTGCGAATACGGAATATGGCTCGTTAGGGCTTGGTGCTCCTGATTTTTTAATGTGGGGAGGCGAAGTGACACAAGTGATGAATCAATTTCGTAGCAGTAACGATAAAGTGGAACTGGAGATGTTTTCTGACAGCCCCGCGGTATTGCTCAAACGCCTAGAACTTGATCAAATTGATGGTACATTTATTTATTCATTCAGCCCACTTCCTAGTGAATATGAGGCCAAAGAAGTGGCACGTGATCGGTTAGTTCTCGCTTATCCAGTCAGTTGGAGCAGTAAGGTCTCTTCATCCATGAGTATCGATGATCTTAACCAACTACCAGCCGTGCGTTTTGCCAGAAGTGCGGATCCGCAATATTTTGAGTGGCAGGAAATGGTGTTGCATCAGCTAGGTTGGCTACCTAGTAACGTTCAATGGGCGCATGGTGAAGGAACTATGTTGGGATTAGTGGCGGCACAAGCCGGTATTGCGTTGGTGAATGAACGACATGCTTCACGGCCTTCTCCATTGGTTGAGTTTATGCCATTAGATAATCTCACCAAGACAATCACGCTCAATTTTGTTTATAAAAAATCGGCTGACAATCCAGCTCTTAACACATTTTTAACGTTATTGCTGGCTCATCATTCCAATTAG
- a CDS encoding sugar dehydrogenase complex small subunit translates to MYNKKSPALSDLQVARRKVLKGAASLGVVSLVSAVPVKVIASPLNVTHDNVFVTVSKILTGRSDLLPILHDRFYEALSHQIPQFDSDLNALAKELAALTPTKIESSLTPHSLTTAKAILSAWYTGIVGQGVNAKVITYRHALEFEAVDDVLQIRSYCPNKPGYWAAKPVEKKA, encoded by the coding sequence ATGTATAACAAAAAATCTCCGGCGTTGAGTGACTTACAAGTCGCGAGACGTAAGGTGCTAAAAGGTGCGGCTTCGTTAGGCGTTGTATCTTTAGTCTCTGCTGTTCCTGTGAAAGTAATAGCAAGCCCCTTGAATGTGACCCACGATAATGTGTTCGTCACTGTGTCTAAAATATTAACGGGTCGTAGCGACCTATTACCTATTCTTCATGATCGTTTTTATGAAGCGTTAAGTCACCAAATTCCACAATTTGATTCAGATCTAAATGCGTTAGCGAAGGAGCTCGCAGCGCTGACACCAACGAAAATTGAATCCTCTTTAACACCACATTCTTTAACCACAGCCAAAGCTATTCTCTCTGCTTGGTATACAGGTATTGTTGGTCAAGGCGTGAATGCCAAAGTGATTACGTATCGGCATGCTCTGGAATTTGAAGCTGTAGATGATGTATTGCAGATTCGTTCTTATTGTCCAAATAAACCTGGCTACTGGGCCGCTAAACCTGTGGAGAAAAAAGCATAA
- a CDS encoding GMC family oxidoreductase, whose translation MTTIKKADYVIVGSGVAGGLVANELARAGKDVLILEAGPRYTRGEIVERFRNQPNKMDFMAPYPSTPYAPHPEMNPDNGYLIQKGEQAYDAQYIRAVGGTTWHWAASAWRFIPSDFKLKSIYGVGRDWPLEYKDLESWYQRAEEELGVWGPSDEELGSPRSKPYPMSPLPISYNEKTIKDRLNNNGFYVVTEPVARNSRPYDDRPTCCGNNNCMPICPIGAMYNGITHVEKAEAAGARIIDKAVVYKIEKGADNRIVAVHYKTPEGESVKVEGKYFVLAANGIETPKLMLMSDVGNSSDMVGRNLMDHPGTGIRFFANEKLWPGRGAQEMTSIIGWRDGDFRSEYAGKKIHLSNLSRTDQMTQEILAEDTFLIGSHLDGEIRDRASRYVQFDSFHELLPHPENRIIPSSNGKDALGIAKPEFYYAIDDYVKRSAVHTREAYTKIAKLMGATDVQYSDSFANNQHICGTVIMGDDPKDSVVDKNCRTHDHHNLFIASSGTMPTVGTVNCTLTIAALSLRIADTLMKEA comes from the coding sequence ATGACCACGATTAAAAAAGCCGATTACGTTATTGTGGGTTCCGGTGTTGCTGGTGGCCTAGTTGCCAACGAATTGGCGCGCGCAGGTAAAGATGTTCTGATTTTGGAGGCAGGGCCTCGCTATACCCGAGGTGAAATTGTTGAGCGTTTTCGTAATCAGCCCAATAAGATGGACTTCATGGCGCCGTACCCATCAACGCCATATGCGCCTCACCCTGAAATGAATCCAGATAACGGTTACTTGATCCAAAAAGGTGAGCAAGCTTACGATGCACAATATATTCGTGCTGTCGGGGGAACAACCTGGCACTGGGCGGCATCTGCTTGGCGTTTTATTCCTAGTGATTTTAAATTGAAATCCATATATGGCGTAGGGCGTGATTGGCCTTTGGAATATAAAGACTTAGAGTCTTGGTATCAGCGAGCAGAAGAAGAGCTCGGCGTTTGGGGGCCAAGTGATGAGGAGTTAGGTTCACCACGTTCTAAACCTTACCCAATGTCACCATTACCTATTTCGTACAACGAAAAAACGATCAAAGACCGATTAAACAATAATGGCTTCTATGTTGTTACCGAGCCTGTTGCTCGTAACAGCCGTCCTTATGATGATCGACCAACATGTTGTGGTAACAATAATTGCATGCCAATTTGTCCAATTGGGGCGATGTATAACGGCATTACTCATGTGGAGAAAGCCGAAGCGGCTGGTGCTCGGATTATCGATAAGGCTGTGGTCTATAAGATAGAAAAAGGCGCGGATAACCGTATTGTAGCTGTGCATTATAAAACGCCCGAAGGTGAATCGGTAAAAGTAGAAGGTAAGTACTTTGTGTTGGCTGCGAACGGCATTGAAACACCAAAACTCATGTTAATGTCTGATGTGGGTAATAGCTCAGATATGGTTGGTCGAAATCTGATGGACCACCCCGGAACAGGCATCCGCTTTTTTGCTAATGAAAAGCTGTGGCCTGGCCGTGGCGCTCAAGAAATGACGTCTATTATTGGCTGGCGTGACGGTGACTTTCGTTCTGAGTATGCTGGTAAGAAAATTCATTTATCCAATTTATCGCGTACGGATCAAATGACCCAAGAGATCCTAGCGGAAGATACGTTCTTGATTGGTTCACATCTTGATGGAGAAATCCGCGACCGAGCTTCGCGTTACGTGCAATTTGACAGTTTTCATGAGCTGTTACCACATCCAGAAAACCGTATTATTCCAAGCAGTAATGGTAAAGACGCATTAGGGATCGCTAAGCCGGAGTTTTATTATGCCATTGACGATTACGTAAAACGCAGCGCGGTGCATACTCGAGAAGCTTATACCAAAATTGCTAAGTTAATGGGCGCTACAGACGTTCAATATAGTGATTCATTTGCTAACAACCAACATATTTGTGGCACAGTCATTATGGGTGATGACCCCAAAGATAGCGTTGTAGATAAAAACTGTCGTACTCATGATCACCACAACCTGTTTATTGCCAGCTCTGGCACTATGCCAACTGTCGGCACGGTCAACTGTACCTTAACGATTGCAGCATTATCACTACGTATTGCTGATACGCTAATGAAGGAGGCATGA
- a CDS encoding NAD(P)-dependent oxidoreductase, translating into MASFGFLGLGIMGKAMAINLVKAGFDITVWNRNPEKCAELIALGAKHGDSPKEVAATCDITFAMVSDPAAALAICQGEDGVAAGIGNQRGYVDMSTVDAATSQEIGNAVTQAGGRFLEAPVSGTKKPAQDGTLVILAAGDQSLYQQAVPAFEVMGKMSPYLGEVGQGANMKLVVNMMMGGMLSIFSEGMSLGMKSGLEGEKILEVLSAGAMANPMFSIKGAMMLAEDYTTSFPLKHMQKDLRLAVELGDKLAQPMPTAAATNEAFKLARKEGYADEDIAALYKVVK; encoded by the coding sequence ATGGCAAGTTTTGGATTTTTGGGCCTAGGTATTATGGGCAAAGCCATGGCTATAAATTTGGTAAAAGCGGGATTTGACATCACTGTTTGGAATCGTAATCCAGAAAAATGTGCAGAGCTTATCGCTTTAGGGGCTAAACATGGCGATTCGCCTAAAGAAGTCGCCGCTACCTGTGATATCACATTTGCTATGGTTTCCGATCCAGCGGCAGCTTTGGCGATTTGTCAGGGTGAAGATGGTGTTGCCGCTGGTATTGGTAATCAACGCGGTTATGTTGATATGTCGACAGTGGACGCCGCAACCTCACAAGAGATTGGCAACGCTGTGACTCAAGCTGGAGGTCGCTTTTTAGAAGCGCCTGTATCGGGAACGAAAAAACCGGCTCAAGATGGTACCTTAGTTATCTTAGCGGCAGGTGATCAATCTTTGTATCAACAAGCGGTGCCCGCTTTTGAAGTGATGGGGAAAATGTCGCCGTATCTTGGCGAAGTGGGCCAAGGTGCCAACATGAAGTTGGTTGTGAATATGATGATGGGGGGCATGCTGAGTATTTTTAGTGAAGGTATGTCGCTTGGGATGAAATCTGGATTAGAGGGTGAAAAAATCTTAGAAGTATTAAGCGCTGGTGCCATGGCCAACCCTATGTTTTCCATCAAAGGGGCGATGATGCTTGCAGAGGATTACACGACAAGTTTCCCATTAAAACATATGCAAAAAGATTTGCGTTTAGCTGTTGAGTTAGGAGATAAATTAGCCCAGCCGATGCCAACAGCGGCAGCAACTAATGAGGCATTTAAACTGGCTCGCAAAGAGGGGTATGCTGACGAAGATATTGCTGCGCTGTATAAAGTTGTGAAATAA
- a CDS encoding TonB-dependent siderophore receptor, translated as MNKNKIIIKGLCLSIVTTVSMNQYALANDSTPSNDDKAQDTIVVTGQYTADEPVDSAVGLGLRDNEIPQSVSVMTEQRIQDQNLNNIKDVVDNSIGLSTIPADTERNTFISRGFEVSNYMVDSVPQPLGDLGGSIGQSIIDLSTYNRIEVVRGATGLMTGAGNPAAAINFSRKHADSSDFTGYVNVKTGSWDQRELSTDLSNGLNEEGTVRGRVVAKYHKNNSFMDRYSKETSVLYGVVDADITEDTLIRVGAGMQNNNAPGATWGGLNAFDSDGNKIDWSRSKSMAANWSYYNTDSTYYFTNLEHHLDNGWLFKADYNHTQYKQHSQLLYVGGIVDTSDEGASLGTYALKSRSENNIDSYDMQLNGDFQLLGQTHEFVTGLLYSEQTLKRYYGYGASGSEFGQSLYDYDGDYATTFANPSLTADYTTREFGFYAAARFHLTEDLKWIIGGRVSNWNRDGLGTSDYGKDGKVTPYTGLLYDITPQHRAYVSYAEIFSPQDKYDADDNLVSPLEGHNYEVGLKSALLDNTLHTTIALFRTEQDNYAEATGSYTSSGNYIYEEKDMTSKGFELEATGQITEGLKISAGYTQYKAHDTNGDDVSTTYPKKQFKVFTTYNFVSLLPELTVGGSVNWQSKIYQDDTSGNRTEQSNYAVVNLMSRYDITKKTNIQLNINNLFDKTYYSSVYADGYNYGDPMNFTLSVQHNF; from the coding sequence ATGAATAAAAATAAAATAATTATCAAAGGGTTGTGTTTAAGCATCGTAACTACAGTATCGATGAATCAGTATGCCCTTGCCAATGATTCAACCCCAAGTAATGACGATAAGGCCCAAGATACCATCGTCGTCACTGGTCAATATACTGCAGATGAACCGGTCGATAGTGCCGTCGGTTTAGGGTTACGAGATAATGAGATTCCACAATCCGTTAGCGTAATGACAGAGCAGCGCATACAAGATCAAAACTTAAATAACATCAAAGATGTCGTTGATAACTCCATTGGTCTATCGACGATTCCTGCCGATACTGAGCGAAACACCTTTATTTCTCGTGGTTTTGAAGTCAGTAACTATATGGTCGATAGCGTGCCGCAACCACTAGGCGATCTCGGTGGTTCAATTGGTCAATCCATTATTGATCTTTCTACCTACAACCGTATTGAAGTTGTGCGTGGGGCAACCGGTTTAATGACTGGCGCCGGCAACCCTGCCGCTGCCATCAACTTTTCGCGAAAGCATGCTGATAGCTCAGACTTCACTGGCTACGTGAACGTAAAAACCGGAAGTTGGGATCAGCGTGAACTGAGTACCGATTTATCGAATGGATTAAATGAAGAAGGTACAGTTCGCGGCCGCGTTGTTGCTAAATATCATAAAAACAATTCCTTTATGGACCGCTACAGTAAAGAAACCAGCGTGCTGTATGGTGTTGTCGATGCCGATATAACCGAGGATACTCTGATCCGCGTTGGTGCTGGTATGCAAAACAATAATGCGCCAGGTGCAACTTGGGGTGGACTCAACGCTTTTGACTCAGATGGTAACAAAATTGATTGGAGCCGCTCAAAATCAATGGCGGCAAATTGGAGTTACTACAATACGGATTCAACCTATTACTTTACTAACTTAGAACACCACTTAGATAACGGTTGGCTGTTTAAAGCTGATTATAACCACACCCAATATAAGCAACATAGCCAACTTCTCTATGTCGGCGGTATTGTTGATACCTCTGATGAAGGCGCCTCATTAGGGACTTATGCACTAAAAAGTCGTTCAGAAAATAACATCGATAGTTATGATATGCAGTTAAATGGCGATTTCCAGTTGCTAGGACAGACTCACGAGTTTGTAACTGGCCTGCTCTACAGCGAACAAACCTTAAAACGTTATTACGGTTACGGTGCGAGCGGCTCTGAATTTGGTCAAAGCCTGTACGATTATGACGGCGATTATGCAACAACATTTGCCAATCCATCCCTGACGGCAGACTACACAACCCGTGAATTTGGTTTCTACGCTGCAGCGCGCTTCCACCTCACTGAAGATTTAAAATGGATTATTGGTGGTCGTGTATCAAACTGGAACCGAGATGGTTTGGGAACATCTGACTATGGTAAAGATGGTAAAGTTACCCCTTACACTGGATTACTTTACGATATCACCCCACAACATCGTGCTTATGTCAGCTACGCAGAGATATTTAGCCCTCAAGATAAATACGACGCCGACGATAACCTAGTTTCACCTCTAGAAGGTCATAACTACGAAGTAGGTCTAAAAAGTGCATTATTAGATAACACATTGCACACGACAATTGCGCTATTTAGAACTGAGCAAGATAACTATGCCGAAGCCACAGGAAGCTATACTTCAAGCGGCAATTACATCTACGAAGAAAAAGATATGACGAGTAAAGGCTTTGAGTTAGAAGCAACAGGTCAGATTACTGAGGGCTTAAAAATCAGCGCTGGTTATACTCAATATAAAGCACATGATACCAATGGCGATGATGTAAGTACCACCTACCCTAAAAAACAATTTAAGGTATTTACCACCTACAACTTTGTTTCTCTATTACCTGAACTGACCGTGGGCGGGAGCGTAAACTGGCAAAGCAAAATCTACCAAGATGATACCAGCGGTAATCGTACCGAGCAGTCTAACTACGCAGTCGTCAACTTAATGAGCCGTTACGATATTACGAAAAAAACGAATATCCAACTTAATATCAACAACTTGTTTGATAAAACATATTACAGCTCTGTTTACGCCGATGGCTACAACTACGGCGACCCGATGAATTTTACACTGAGCGTACAACATAACTTTTAA
- a CDS encoding mechanosensitive ion channel family protein, translating to MDAIINFYSTHQIIIMDTLKNLLLAVMVLVLSIVISKLIRKAVFASIMKISNSDEIVSRLFSKVTSYAIYLIAIVIILDLFGVNTTSLVALVGATGLAIGLALKDTLSNIAAGIMLLILKPIKKGEFVEFSGLSGSVKDIGLFTTILETGDGLFISSPNRIVWGATIKNYSRNSRRRMDITVGISYDDSIEVGLNVLKELALSHEAVLQDPAPKVLVQMLADSSVNLQLRAWCPIDTYWDTYWSIQRQIKPKIEEAGLSIPYPQRDLHLTVTNKDGMPSL from the coding sequence ATGGACGCAATTATTAATTTTTATTCCACACATCAGATTATCATCATGGATACTCTGAAAAACTTGCTGCTTGCAGTCATGGTGCTCGTCTTATCCATCGTGATTTCTAAGCTAATACGCAAAGCTGTCTTTGCTAGTATCATGAAAATCAGCAACAGTGATGAAATCGTGTCACGCCTATTTTCGAAAGTGACCTCGTATGCCATTTATTTAATCGCGATTGTGATCATTTTGGATTTGTTTGGGGTGAACACAACGAGTTTAGTGGCATTGGTCGGTGCGACAGGTTTAGCGATTGGTTTAGCGTTGAAAGACACCCTAAGTAATATCGCTGCAGGGATTATGCTGTTGATCCTTAAGCCGATCAAAAAGGGCGAATTCGTTGAGTTTAGCGGTTTGTCTGGCAGCGTAAAAGATATCGGTTTGTTTACGACGATTCTGGAAACCGGCGATGGTTTATTTATTTCTAGTCCAAACCGGATTGTATGGGGCGCGACGATCAAAAACTACAGCCGTAACAGCCGTCGCCGTATGGATATTACGGTCGGCATTTCTTATGATGATTCAATTGAAGTGGGGCTCAATGTGCTCAAGGAGCTGGCCTTAAGCCACGAAGCAGTATTACAAGATCCCGCACCTAAGGTACTCGTGCAGATGTTGGCTGATAGCTCAGTGAATCTTCAGTTACGAGCATGGTGTCCGATCGATACCTACTGGGATACATATTGGAGTATTCAACGTCAAATTAAGCCTAAGATCGAAGAAGCGGGGTTAAGTATTCCTTATCCACAGCGTGATCTACACCTTACGGTGACTAATAAAGATGGGATGCCATCATTGTAA
- a CDS encoding phosphoethanolamine transferase gives MPSLIVLLALYFGTVMNYPVIKKIFELSHSVSDVSFPYTAPLFLIFCFTIIFSVFAIPYFFKPFMAFVILTSAAALYAQMSFHTLFDSSMMESIFETNSSEAAFYLNSASVGYMLILGLIPTVLVFLVKIKPQPSWKKAAITRVGLVVLAIVGILLIAATNYKNYASVGRNNKYLNKMIIPAHIYNGVRYFDKTYFAKTYPYKPQGEDAKLMPSANGKPTLMVVVLGETARAMNFAQNGYQRNTDPYTKDMGLISFKHVSSCGTYTALSVPCMFSNLNRDNYDKERARSQDNVLNVMNHAGVELMWFDNDGGSKGVADNLPHQRIDGSLKDVDCNGSTCFDEVMLKKAQTFINKDTKNKLLVLHTIGSHGPTYWQRYPKSHAPFQPACDRSDIENCSDKEIKNVYDNTLVYTDYVLSQVIEQLKQASKQYNVMMTYISDHGESLGENGLYLHGTPYSIAPVEQTHVPWLVWIPQNYAQQKHINKSCLENLATTQNLSHDNLFHSLLGLYGIQTSADNKQLDITAKCHA, from the coding sequence ATGCCATCGCTCATCGTGCTCCTCGCACTCTATTTTGGCACGGTAATGAATTACCCGGTGATAAAAAAAATTTTCGAATTAAGCCATAGTGTTAGTGACGTGTCGTTCCCTTACACCGCGCCGCTGTTCCTAATTTTTTGCTTTACAATTATTTTTTCTGTCTTTGCAATCCCATACTTTTTTAAACCCTTTATGGCGTTCGTGATTTTGACGTCGGCAGCAGCGCTTTACGCCCAAATGAGCTTTCATACATTATTTGATAGTTCCATGATGGAAAGTATATTTGAGACTAACAGCTCTGAAGCTGCGTTTTATCTCAATAGCGCTTCTGTTGGCTATATGTTGATACTGGGGCTTATCCCCACCGTTCTGGTTTTTTTAGTGAAAATCAAACCTCAGCCTTCATGGAAAAAAGCGGCCATCACACGTGTTGGCTTGGTTGTTCTTGCTATCGTCGGAATCCTGTTAATTGCGGCGACCAACTACAAAAATTACGCATCCGTAGGACGTAACAATAAATATCTGAATAAAATGATCATTCCTGCTCATATTTATAATGGTGTCCGTTACTTTGATAAAACGTATTTTGCCAAAACCTACCCTTATAAGCCCCAAGGTGAAGATGCGAAGTTAATGCCTAGTGCCAATGGTAAGCCGACATTAATGGTGGTTGTGCTTGGTGAGACTGCTCGTGCGATGAACTTTGCGCAAAACGGTTATCAACGTAACACCGATCCTTATACCAAAGATATGGGGCTAATCTCTTTTAAACATGTGTCATCATGCGGAACCTACACAGCTCTTTCCGTTCCTTGTATGTTCTCCAACCTAAACCGAGATAATTACGATAAAGAACGCGCCAGAAGCCAAGATAACGTACTCAATGTAATGAATCATGCTGGCGTAGAACTGATGTGGTTTGATAATGATGGGGGTTCAAAAGGCGTTGCGGATAATCTTCCTCACCAGAGAATTGATGGTTCTTTAAAAGATGTCGATTGCAACGGCAGTACTTGTTTTGATGAGGTCATGCTGAAAAAAGCACAAACCTTCATCAACAAAGACACGAAAAACAAATTACTGGTGTTACATACTATTGGTAGTCACGGTCCCACCTACTGGCAACGTTACCCGAAAAGTCATGCCCCTTTCCAACCGGCATGTGACCGTAGCGATATAGAAAATTGCAGCGATAAAGAGATTAAGAACGTCTATGACAATACGTTGGTTTATACCGACTACGTGCTATCGCAAGTTATTGAACAACTGAAACAAGCCTCTAAACAGTACAATGTGATGATGACCTACATTTCCGATCACGGAGAATCGCTTGGCGAAAATGGCCTGTACTTGCACGGCACTCCATATTCAATCGCGCCTGTTGAGCAAACTCATGTTCCATGGCTAGTGTGGATACCACAAAACTATGCGCAGCAAAAACACATTAATAAATCGTGTTTAGAGAACTTAGCGACAACTCAGAATCTCTCCCACGATAATTTATTTCATTCTCTACTCGGCCTATATGGTATTCAGACCAGTGCAGATAACAAACAGCTTGATATAACTGCGAAGTGTCACGCATAA
- a CDS encoding cytochrome c gives MKVKHYLMIVVLLGLAVVAAIVSGVLAPKTVNPPKIEQLSTTEVPKGMSRGEYIAKMSDCTACHTTQTDKPFAGGLAMPLPMGTLYSTNITPDKETGIGRYTLADFRRVLREGIRKDGSRLYPAMPYTEYTKLSDADIESLYDYFMNQIKPVHQANRENDIPAVMSMRWPLALWNWMFHKQGAYRVKPDESAQWNRGAYLVQGATHCGTCHTPRGLAMQSLASDETEHSFLAGSDLGGWHAFNITSDETAGIGKWSQAEIVQYLKTGSVPGKAQAAGPMAEAVEHSFQYLTDSDLNSIATYLRSVTPFNDDKNKPSRFEQGQPVSQDLKLRGVPVDVASKKMPGASLYMGNCSVCHDADGSGSPDGYYPSLYHNSVIGSEHTGNLIQVILHGVKRHTASGDVMMPAFGQHLSDKEVATLVNFLTKTYGAKDANISASDVKALRVSE, from the coding sequence ATGAAAGTAAAACACTATTTAATGATTGTGGTTCTTTTGGGATTAGCAGTCGTGGCCGCGATTGTTTCTGGTGTTTTGGCACCTAAAACGGTAAATCCACCTAAGATTGAACAACTCAGCACTACCGAGGTGCCGAAGGGAATGTCTCGCGGTGAGTACATCGCTAAAATGTCTGATTGTACCGCGTGTCATACGACGCAAACAGATAAGCCATTTGCAGGTGGGTTGGCCATGCCATTACCCATGGGTACTCTGTATTCCACTAACATCACTCCAGATAAAGAGACTGGGATTGGTCGTTACACATTGGCGGATTTTCGTCGCGTTCTTCGTGAAGGGATTCGTAAAGATGGCAGTCGCCTTTACCCAGCGATGCCTTATACGGAATACACTAAGTTATCCGATGCCGATATCGAATCTTTATATGATTACTTTATGAACCAAATTAAACCGGTGCATCAAGCAAATAGAGAGAATGATATTCCGGCTGTTATGTCGATGCGCTGGCCACTGGCTTTGTGGAATTGGATGTTCCATAAACAAGGGGCATATCGAGTGAAACCTGATGAAAGTGCGCAGTGGAATCGCGGTGCTTATTTAGTGCAGGGGGCAACCCACTGCGGTACTTGCCATACACCACGAGGTTTGGCAATGCAGTCGTTAGCTAGCGATGAGACAGAGCATTCATTTCTTGCGGGATCAGATCTGGGTGGTTGGCACGCGTTTAACATCACCAGTGATGAGACGGCTGGCATTGGTAAGTGGAGTCAGGCTGAAATCGTACAATATTTAAAAACTGGCTCTGTACCGGGTAAGGCACAAGCCGCCGGTCCAATGGCAGAAGCGGTTGAGCATAGTTTTCAGTATCTTACGGATAGTGATCTCAACTCTATTGCGACGTACCTGCGATCAGTCACGCCATTTAATGATGACAAAAATAAACCGTCACGATTTGAACAAGGTCAGCCGGTTTCTCAAGATCTGAAACTGCGCGGTGTTCCTGTTGATGTTGCGAGTAAAAAAATGCCAGGAGCTTCACTTTACATGGGCAACTGTAGTGTATGCCATGATGCTGATGGTAGCGGCTCACCGGATGGTTATTATCCATCGCTTTACCATAATAGCGTCATCGGTAGCGAACATACTGGCAACTTAATTCAGGTTATTTTGCATGGCGTCAAGCGTCACACTGCTTCTGGTGATGTAATGATGCCAGCGTTTGGTCAACACTTAAGTGATAAAGAAGTGGCAACACTAGTGAATTTCTTAACCAAAACGTATGGAGCAAAAGACGCCAATATCTCAGCATCCGATGTGAAGGCTCTGAGAGTGAGTGAATAA